From a region of the Synechococcus sp. PCC 7502 genome:
- a CDS encoding dihydroorotase, whose product MPALFKASQFKQVKVIDAITQTESIQDILLTSDGNFQIGLDSPPEDVEISDRSGLILGTGLVDMYSHSGEPGFEKRETLSSLTASAKNGGFSQVGILPNTQPAIDNATATEFWRSHSLFLPWGGITINCEGKAITDLAELAPHVVGFSDGKPISNLALVRRVMEYVKPLHKPLMLWAWHSNLAESGVMREGKWSLQYGLAGIPEIAETVALASLLELVALTKTPTHFMKISTARSVELIAQAKNSHLPVTASVCWMNLWQSDQDLHSYDPNLRLSPPLGNSEDRAALINGIKNGTIDAIAVDHTPYTYEEKTVDFESAPSGVIGLELILATLWQELVVTEKLTPLELWQALSIRPAQCLNLDPQNLKLATLFDPNQTWTVKAIASLSTNTSVYGKTLTGKVLRP is encoded by the coding sequence AAACAAGTTAAAGTAATCGATGCCATTACCCAGACTGAATCTATTCAAGATATTTTGCTCACATCTGATGGTAACTTTCAAATTGGATTAGATTCGCCTCCAGAAGATGTAGAAATCAGCGATCGCTCTGGGCTCATTTTAGGTACAGGCTTAGTTGATATGTATAGCCACAGTGGAGAGCCGGGATTTGAAAAGCGGGAAACCCTATCGTCTTTGACTGCCTCTGCTAAAAATGGGGGATTTTCTCAAGTCGGTATTTTACCGAATACTCAACCAGCAATCGATAATGCCACTGCTACGGAATTTTGGCGATCGCATTCTTTATTTTTACCTTGGGGAGGAATCACTATTAACTGCGAAGGTAAGGCAATTACAGATTTAGCAGAACTAGCACCCCATGTGGTCGGATTTAGTGATGGCAAACCCATATCGAATTTAGCGTTAGTCCGACGAGTGATGGAGTATGTAAAACCTCTACATAAACCCCTAATGCTGTGGGCGTGGCATAGTAACTTGGCTGAATCTGGGGTCATGCGTGAAGGTAAATGGTCTTTACAATATGGGTTGGCTGGCATCCCTGAAATAGCAGAAACCGTAGCTTTAGCAAGCTTATTAGAATTAGTAGCTTTGACTAAAACTCCCACCCATTTTATGAAAATTTCTACTGCCCGTAGTGTGGAATTAATCGCCCAAGCCAAAAACTCCCATTTACCCGTAACCGCCAGTGTCTGTTGGATGAATTTATGGCAATCGGATCAAGATTTACACTCCTACGATCCCAATTTACGCCTATCTCCACCTTTGGGCAATTCCGAGGATCGGGCAGCCTTGATTAATGGTATAAAAAACGGCACAATTGATGCGATCGCCGTCGATCATACACCCTATACCTACGAAGAAAAAACCGTGGATTTTGAATCAGCACCCTCTGGGGTCATTGGGTTGGAGTTGATTTTAGCGACTCTATGGCAAGAACTGGTAGTAACAGAAAAGCTCACACCCTTGGAACTATGGCAAGCACTCAGTATTAGACCTGCTCAATGTTTAAACCTTGATCCGCAAAACCTAAAACTTGCTACTCTGTTCGATCCTAATCAGACTTGGACAGTCAAAGCGATCGCCTCTCTCTCCACTAATACTTCTGTATATGGCAAAACCCTCACAGGTAAGGTGTTGAGACCGTAA
- a CDS encoding NAD(P)-dependent oxidoreductase, with product MTKKVFITGASGCVGHYLVESLIHKTDYELYLLVRDRHKLKVDINVRAGINIVEGTMQDIETYRDLLGTMNYVISTAAAWGGTEVTFDTNLHKTVDLFAALNPAVCERAIYFSTASILDQDNQLLPSAGEIGTDYIRSKYACLEKLEHSAISDRLITVFPTLVFGGDGNKPYSHLSGGLKEVAGYINLIRWVKGDGSLHFIHGSDIAQIITQLITSDDCRLSWDLDDFNFPVRLVLGEPRLTVNQAIAEACAFFKKPIGRWSPQLNLTPWLVDIVIKLFKIQVAEWDRFCIKQRHFTYKVVSPETFGLKSNYPNIASLLAEIN from the coding sequence ATGACTAAAAAAGTTTTTATTACGGGTGCCAGTGGATGCGTAGGGCATTATTTAGTGGAGTCTTTAATTCATAAAACCGATTATGAGCTTTATCTTTTAGTGCGCGATCGCCACAAGCTTAAGGTGGATATAAACGTCCGTGCGGGCATTAATATTGTTGAAGGCACCATGCAGGATATTGAGACATATCGAGACTTGCTCGGCACCATGAATTATGTGATCAGTACGGCGGCGGCTTGGGGCGGAACGGAAGTTACCTTTGACACCAACTTACATAAAACCGTAGATTTATTTGCTGCCCTTAATCCTGCTGTGTGTGAGCGAGCGATTTACTTTTCCACTGCGAGTATTCTGGATCAAGATAATCAACTTTTACCCTCAGCAGGAGAAATTGGCACAGACTATATTCGCTCTAAATATGCTTGTCTGGAAAAATTAGAACATTCTGCCATTAGCGATCGTCTAATTACGGTATTTCCAACTTTGGTATTTGGCGGAGATGGCAATAAGCCTTATTCACACCTGTCGGGTGGTTTAAAAGAAGTGGCAGGATACATTAATTTAATTCGATGGGTAAAGGGTGATGGCAGTTTGCATTTTATTCATGGTAGCGATATTGCCCAGATTATTACTCAACTAATTACCAGTGATGATTGCCGTCTAAGTTGGGATTTAGATGACTTTAATTTCCCTGTGCGTTTGGTATTAGGAGAACCTAGACTTACGGTTAATCAGGCGATCGCCGAGGCTTGTGCATTTTTTAAAAAGCCCATTGGCAGATGGTCACCCCAACTAAATCTTACGCCTTGGTTAGTTGATATTGTGATCAAGCTCTTTAAGATTCAGGTGGCGGAATGGGATCGGTTTTGCATTAAGCAACGGCATTTCACCTATAAAGTCGTGAGTCCCGAAACCTTTGGGCTTAAGTCTAATTATCCGAATATTGCTAGTCTTTTAGCGGAGATCAATTAA
- a CDS encoding response regulator produces MDLRPITTQNLSDIDYSAQLAWSNFIASIALQIHQSSNLQTILQTTADQVHQLLGCDRVLIYQLNHITPHLTSHQKGQIVVESISDPRFSLINQVVCDQYLESGLLAVDQDHNFIAINDISSSNLNSCDADFLNQAQVKAILVIPVFNQSQLWGLIIVHNCTAPRSWQPQEIDGLQQIAIQLGIAVHQASLLEKLQAEKENLEAQVQARISELEKINQTLLDSEANLRVSELRQRTILEAMPDLILQVDLDGYCLDSFFPSTDNQFAPIQHHLLEFLPPDLLQRQLETIAKAIATKELQVYSHQLFKFGKLVTEEIRIVAVNDKEALVIVRDITDRQEAELALQKSETTTRAIIHAIPDLLIRMRQDGLQMEVINAGAIHCLHAVTNPDTKPDRPQDSVGYNIIDIMPLAIAQERIALAQLAISTGITQKQEYKFIDQDQTYYEKARIVPLNHNEVLVAVSDISDRKQAEIALAKAIEIAESAAKSKSEFLANMSHEIRTPMNGVLGMAELLANTYLTEEQQDIVQTIKDSGDTLLVIINDILDFSKIESGMLELEDHPFDLNNLITSVCKLLSKQALSKNLDLKYVIFPDIPLKVIGDSTRLRQIFLNLVGNAIKFTENGSVIITVAKHKTLNNSHLELLISVKDTGIGINSDRIHQLFHPFTQADSSISRKFGGTGLGLTISKSLVELMDGTIWVESLGNISGNFPGDWHSLSNTHGSSFYFTIRLKTFSETEIQSSIIPLKSESGSQQSNVIAKPPIKILLAEDNPVNQKVATMMLRKLGYIADIANNGLEVLAMVEQQSYDLILMDMQMPEIDGLTATKIIRQSDKPQPWIIALTANALEQDRQLCIDAGMNDFLPKPIPIQDFNRIISEFSRQVLSHLG; encoded by the coding sequence ATGGATTTACGCCCTATTACTACTCAAAATCTCAGTGATATAGATTACTCTGCCCAACTAGCTTGGAGTAACTTTATTGCTTCCATTGCGTTGCAAATTCATCAGTCCTCAAATCTACAAACAATTCTCCAAACCACTGCGGATCAAGTACATCAACTGCTAGGATGCGATCGGGTATTAATTTATCAGCTTAATCACATTACTCCCCATCTTACTTCGCATCAAAAAGGTCAAATAGTAGTAGAGTCTATTTCCGATCCTCGGTTTTCGTTAATTAATCAGGTAGTCTGTGATCAGTACCTTGAGTCTGGTTTACTGGCTGTTGATCAAGATCATAATTTTATAGCTATCAATGATATTTCCAGTAGCAACCTTAACTCTTGCGATGCCGACTTTTTAAACCAAGCTCAAGTCAAAGCAATTTTAGTAATTCCAGTATTCAATCAATCCCAACTTTGGGGACTAATTATTGTTCATAACTGCACTGCACCTCGCTCTTGGCAGCCCCAAGAAATCGATGGATTACAGCAAATTGCCATTCAACTGGGCATAGCCGTCCATCAAGCATCTTTGTTAGAGAAATTACAGGCTGAGAAAGAGAATCTTGAAGCACAAGTTCAAGCTCGAATATCAGAATTAGAAAAAATCAATCAAACTCTTTTAGATAGCGAAGCAAATTTAAGGGTAAGTGAACTGCGGCAAAGAACTATTCTTGAGGCAATGCCCGATTTAATCCTACAGGTTGATCTTGATGGCTACTGTCTGGATAGTTTTTTCCCTTCCACCGACAATCAGTTTGCGCCAATTCAGCACCATCTATTGGAATTTTTGCCACCCGATCTACTGCAACGCCAGCTTGAAACCATTGCTAAGGCGATCGCTACTAAGGAATTGCAGGTTTATAGTCATCAACTCTTTAAATTCGGCAAGTTAGTCACCGAAGAAATTCGCATAGTTGCCGTTAACGACAAGGAAGCACTAGTAATTGTCCGAGATATTACCGATCGCCAAGAGGCAGAACTAGCTCTCCAAAAAAGTGAAACTACTACCCGTGCCATAATTCATGCGATCCCAGACCTATTGATCCGCATGCGGCAAGATGGATTACAGATGGAAGTTATTAATGCTGGGGCAATTCACTGTTTACATGCAGTCACTAATCCCGATACTAAACCTGATCGACCTCAAGACAGCGTAGGTTATAACATAATTGACATCATGCCTTTAGCGATCGCCCAAGAACGGATTGCGCTAGCTCAACTGGCAATCTCCACTGGTATAACTCAGAAACAAGAGTATAAATTTATTGATCAAGATCAAACCTACTACGAAAAAGCTCGTATTGTTCCCCTCAATCATAATGAAGTATTAGTCGCAGTATCTGACATTAGCGATCGCAAACAAGCAGAAATAGCCCTAGCCAAAGCCATAGAAATTGCCGAATCAGCCGCAAAATCTAAAAGTGAGTTTCTCGCCAACATGAGTCATGAAATTCGTACACCCATGAATGGAGTCTTGGGAATGGCAGAGTTACTAGCAAATACCTATCTGACAGAAGAGCAGCAGGATATTGTCCAAACGATCAAAGATAGTGGCGATACTCTGTTAGTTATTATTAATGATATTCTCGACTTCTCCAAAATTGAGTCAGGAATGCTGGAATTAGAAGATCACCCCTTTGATTTAAATAATTTAATTACTTCCGTATGTAAACTTTTGAGTAAGCAAGCCCTATCTAAAAACCTTGATCTGAAGTATGTAATTTTCCCTGATATTCCCCTAAAAGTGATCGGAGATAGCACTCGCCTCCGTCAAATCTTCTTAAATCTGGTGGGAAATGCTATTAAATTTACCGAAAATGGTAGCGTTATCATTACAGTGGCTAAACATAAAACTCTGAACAATTCACACCTAGAGTTATTAATATCCGTCAAAGATACTGGTATTGGCATTAATAGCGATCGCATTCATCAACTATTTCACCCCTTCACTCAAGCTGATTCTTCTATTTCTCGCAAATTTGGTGGTACAGGATTGGGTTTAACAATTAGTAAAAGCTTAGTTGAGTTAATGGATGGCACGATTTGGGTGGAAAGCCTTGGCAATATATCTGGTAACTTCCCTGGGGATTGGCATTCCCTAAGCAACACCCACGGCTCTAGTTTCTATTTTACAATTCGCTTAAAAACATTCTCTGAAACTGAAATCCAATCATCAATAATTCCACTTAAGTCTGAATCAGGTTCTCAACAGAGTAATGTGATCGCTAAACCACCCATAAAAATTCTTCTTGCTGAAGATAATCCAGTCAATCAAAAAGTAGCGACAATGATGCTTAGAAAACTGGGTTATATTGCCGATATTGCCAATAATGGACTAGAAGTATTAGCGATGGTAGAACAGCAATCTTACGATCTAATTCTCATGGATATGCAAATGCCAGAAATAGATGGACTTACAGCCACAAAAATTATTCGTCAATCTGACAAACCTCAACCTTGGATTATTGCTTTAACAGCCAATGCCTTAGAACAAGAT